TTAAAACGACCATCTTCGCTTTGTTCCAGTACCCGACAAGCAACTTTGTAATTAAACCAATCCCAGCCATGCATGAGAATCAGTTCTCTTTCCAGAACTTGTGCTGGGTGTGGTAAAGTTCCCCAACCGCGATAGATATTATTGAAACATTGAACATCACCTGTTCGCGTCAAAATAGAGGTAAGTGACACCTGGTCAAGTCTAGCGTAGTATCTGCCTTCAGGAAAGTCGATCACAGTTGGTGCAAAGCGATGACCACCAAAGTGGCTAACTTGCCAAATACGAACATGATTGAGGGATAATTTAGCAACGGTGCTTAAAGCGTGTTTATAAAAGGGAATACCGTACTTAGCACAGCATTTATCGTTACTGCCATGAGTGCAGATAAGAATATCTCTGGTTTGAGTTTCTGTGCTTTCATGAAGAATTTCATTCAATAAACACTCTTTTAAAATAGGAGTGACATTGCTGATATTGGGAACTTGAAATTCTTGTTTGTTATAACCTTTTGAGAAAGCTTCTTGTTGGCGAAAAATGATGCATCTGGTGGAATTTGTCTGCTTGAGATGTTCATTGTAAATTAACAACAACCTGACAGAAAGTCCTGTTTGAGAAACTTCTTCCCGTAAAGCTCTTAAATTTTGGGGAATCGGTTTGGAATCAAATGCGTTTCGAGTCCAAGGAGTTGGACATTCCACCAACACGTAGACTTGGTAATTTTCTCCAGTTCCAATGGGGTCTTCTCCCGCTTGACGTGACTCTTCAGCACAAAAGAAAGTATCCATACTGGTTTTGTAACGGTTTAAAAATATCTCAAGTGGGCGTTGCCAATCATTCCTTCTAGGATACGTTTTTGTTGACATATATTGCCCACCCTATCAATCTCAAAATTCTATTGAAACAGTACCCAGCACAGTCAAAGGTGCCCCAGGATATACCCTTTCTCTGCTCAAAGCTGCAGATTCAAAATACCTGATATCGAAAAGGTTTTTGACATTAAGCGCAACCCTCCAATTGTTTCTTCGGTAATAAACTGCCGCATCGGTTCGGATATAATTTGGCAGGACAAAAGTATTTTCATTATCACCTGGTCGTTCTCCCACAAAAAACACGCCCGCTCCAAAGCCTAACCCTTGCAAAGCTCCTTGTTGAATTTCATAGGTTGTCCACAAACTTGCACTATGCTCAGGAACATTGGTTAGGCTGTTTCCCTCTAGGCTGATTCCCTCTAGATCGGGATTGTCCTCTGTTATTTTGGCATCGGTGTAAGCGTAGGTAGCAATAATCCTCCAGCCGGGTGTAATTTGACCAACAATATCTAACTCAACGCCTCGGCTTCTTTGCTTACCAACTGCAATCTGAGAATCAGGATCGTTCGGGTCGAGCGTAGCGACATTTTTCTTGATAATTTCAAAAGCTGCTAAGGTTGCAGACAATCTGCCATCAAGGAAATCGGCTTTAGCACCGACTTCATACTGGGTACTGCGTTCCGGTTTAAGGATGGACAAGTCAGTAGTGAATCCAGAATTTGGTTGAAAAGATTGGCTATAACTGGCGTAGAGAGAAACTGGCTCAATAGGTTTGTAAACTATACCGATGTTTGGACTAAAACCAGTATCAGACCGCGTAGGATTTGCGTCTTCTATGTTATATGTATTTTCTTGGTCAAAAACATCAAACCGTCCACCTAGTTGCAAAATGAAATTTTTAGCAAAAGTGATCTGATCTTGCAGATAAATGCCGAGTGCATCTGTCTTAGACTCATCGTCATTAGACAATGGTGCATTTGGAATCGCTGCACCATAAACAGGATTGAAGATATTAATCGATGCAACATTTCTCCTTTGGCGGAAGACCACTTGGTCAGTAGTTACTCGAGATAAGTCTATCCCAAACAAAGTTTGATGCTGAATCGAGCCTGTCTTAAATTTGCCAATCAGATCCGTTTGTAGAGCGTAGCTTTCTCTATCCGCTTCAACAATTCTGAACTCTCGCGATAACTCACCAGTCTCTTCATCAAGGGAACGAGGCTCAAATCGTCTAGTATATTCATCAGTTGAAAGCACTCGGAAAGCATTACGTAACGTCCAGTTGTCGCTGAATCGATGCTCCAGATTGTAGCCAATACTCGTATTTTCAGTCCGTCTCACGTCACCTGGTTCACCGAGCCTTCGACTGATGGGAATATCGGCTATCCCGTTACCAAAAGCTACCAAACCGCGATCAAAAGGACGTTCATCGTTGAGATAGTTGAATTCAAAGGTCAAATCGGTTTGCTGACCAATTTTCCAAGTGAATGCTGGAGCAATGGAATAACGTTCGATATCCGTAAAATCACGAAAACTAGATGAGTTTTCATAGACCGCATTAAGTCGGTAGAGAAAGGACTTATCTGTGGTCAGTGGACCAGACAAATCAATACTAGGTCGGTAAAAACTGTAGCTCCCAACAGTAAACTCACCAGAGTACAAAGGAACTTCGAGGGGTTTCTTGGTGACTAGGTTAATGATTCCCCCTGGTTCAACATTGCCATATAGCACTGAAGCTGGACCTTTGAGCACTTCAACACGTTCAATGTTGGCAGGTTCTCTAAAAGTACCAAAGGTAGATGTTCCAGGAACATCAGAGAAACCGTTTTGGAAAAAACGCGAGCTAAAACCGCGAATCGTGACTGCATCGACAGTACCACCAAAGGTATTATCTCTGGCAACACCACTGACATTGCGGAGAGCGTCATCCAGCCGGATGACTTTTTGATCCTCAATCACTGCTCTAGGAATGACTCGAATTGAGCGCGGAGTGTCGCGTATGGGAGTATCAAATCTGGTGACAGCGCTGGCTTCGGGCACGTTATAATCGTCTGCTGAACCTGTGACTACCACTTCAATTGGCTCATCCTGTCCAGCGGATGGTGTGCTTGGGTTGGTTTCGCTTTCAGGCTCACCTGTAGAAGGTGTTGGCTGCTGTTGGGGTTGTGTTTGCGGTTGTTGCGCGGTAGATGCGACTGGTGTAAAGCCGAAAATCAGACCTTGGTCGCTGTCAAACAATTCTATGGTTGGAACACCAGCCGTACCCGTCACACTGACCCGGATACTGTTGGTATCCAAGTTAGTTACTGTAACTTCAGTGATTCCCTCAACAGGTTTTTCTTGGCGGAATGTATTACCACTAGGTAAACGCAGTTGCGCTGACGGAATATCAACAATGTATGTGTTACCGTCACTCTTCGGCAACACTTGCAATTGTTCCCCTTTGGGAGTTTCTAAGATGATCTCAAAACCTTTTGTGGTTGAATTTACCTTGACTCCGGTCACTTCCACAACTTCTTGGGAAACCGTTGGCTGGGTTGTTGGCGCTTGTACGAGCATTTGTGCATTCTTAAACGGATGCTTGATTTGACTCAGTTGCAGAATCTCTCTGGTTGGTTTAAGTGGTTGTGTGGAACTAGCTCTTGTGCCAGTTGGTGTGCCAGAACGCTCCACATTCAAAACTCGTACATCCTCGCTTTTTGCAGGAGTTGTTACCACGATTACAAAAAAGCCTGCAAGCAACAGGCTTTGAACTAATTGCTCTAGTTTCATTCTTTTCCTCACACCCAATAGCCACCTTAGCGTCCTGATTGATGACGCAATATTTTATTGAAATTACTAAGCATTATTTTTATAAAGTTCTAGCGTCTTACTGCAAAACTCTTTTACCTCTAAAAGTTTTACTATTGAAACTCTTTATCATATATGTCAAAGCTTAGGCAAGTACTTGCCAGAATTCTTTCACGTAATCAGACATTTCCCTAAAACCAAACTCAGGGCACTTTTTTGTTGAAAACTCGCTGACAGCAACAATTTTGTATTGTTTGGCAGTATTTTGTACAACGCAAGCAGTTGCGATGTTTAAGTCATGAATTCTGGGCATAAATTTTTAACATCTATCTCAAGTCTTAAAAATCTTGTGATAAGAAAAATATGGCTTTAGTTTTAAGTACATAGCTTAAATTTATATAATGGGCGGTTGCAAACTCCAAAGAATTGCATTAGAGTTGAGGACATTAGTTGAAAATTACTATCAATAGGTTTAACGGATTTGTAGGAAAATTTTAACAATTCATCGAATAAAGACTTCGAGCGGATAGGACGGAATTGCGCTTCACATGCGCGAAGCGCGATGGCACGAAGTGCCCGCCTGCGGCGATGCTCCCAAAGGGAGCCGCCCTCTGGGCGATCGCTCAATGCAGATTATTGTTCTGTACCTAAGTTTGGTAGAAACGTTTACTAGCCGCATTCAACAATTTTTGGCGTGCATCAGAGTTTTGAAAGTAAAATGGCGCAACCTGTCAATGACTTACAAGAAATTTCCCATAACTGTTCTACGTTTGTTGAACTACTGCGTTACCGATCTCTACACCAACCGGACATAAAGGCTTTTACCTTCCTGCAAGATGGAGAAACACAACAGACAACGCTGACTTATCAGGAATTGGATCGGCTTGCGAGTGCGATCGCGCAAGCGCTGACTTGTCAGTTCGCTTCTCAACTCCAAGCTTTAGGTTTAAGCGGAGAATGTGCCTTACTGCTTTATCCACCTGGGCTGGATTATTTAACAGCATTTTTTGGTTGCTTGTATGCAGGAGTCATCGCGGTTCCAGCTTACCCGCCGCACAATCAGCGCAATACCCCTAGAGTGCAGGCGATTATCAAAGATGCACAAACTCGCGTTGCGTTAACCACAACCACTTTGTTACCCAAATTGCAATCCTTACTTGCCAACACAAATCAGGGGGATTTGCAGTGGTTAGCTACTGACAACTTAGTTGAGGGAATAGAAAATTCTTGGCAACAACCAGCTATTGATCAAGATTCTCTCGCCTTTTTGCAATACACTTCCGGTTCTACAGGAACGCCAAAAGGTGTGATGGTGAGTCATGGCAATTTGCTACACAATTCCGAGTACATAAAACAAGCTTTTGAACTCACATCGGAAAGTGTGTCTGTAACATGGTTACCTAGTTTCCATGATATGGGACTCATCGACGGCATCCTCCAACCCTTGTATACAGGATTTCTAGGTGTCTTGATGCCGCCAGCAGCCTTTATTGGGCGACCCCTTCGATGGCTTCAGGCAATATCGCGTTACAAGGCAACTCATTGCGGTGGTCCTAACTTTGCCTACGAGCTTTGCGTGAACAAGATTACTCCGGAACAACGGGAAACCCTCGACTTAAGCAGCTGGTGTAGCGCTTACAGTGGGGCAGAGCCGATTCGCCGAGAAACTTTGGAGCAGTTTGCAGCATTCTTCAAACCTTGTGGTTTTCAGTCCCGCTTTTTCTATCCCTGTTATGGTATGGCTGAAGCGACCCTGATGATTTCGGGCGGTCGTGTGAAAGATGAGCCGATTTACTGTACAGTTCAAGCAGATGCCTTAGAACAGAACCGGGTTGTAGAGGCATCTGAAAATACCAAGAATGTTAGACATCTAGTAGGGTGTGGACGTTCATGGCTTGATACAAAAATTGTGATTGCTGACCCAGAATCGCTGACTTTATGTCCTTCTAACCGAGTGGGGGAGATTTGGGTATCAGGACAAAGTGTTGCTCAGGGTTATTGGAATCGCAAAGAAGAAACAGAACAAACCTTTCAAGGCTACTTAAGAGATGGAAGCGATGGCGAAGTAGTTCCGATGACGGGACGAAGTTCTGGTCCTTTTTTACGGACTGGGGATTTAGGCTTTTTGTATAATGGCGAACTCTTCATTACAGGGAGAGTCAAAGATTTAATCATCATCAGGGGACGCAATCTCTACCCGCAAGATATAGAACTGACCGCAGAACGCAGTCATCCTTCGTTGCGTTCAAGTAGTAATGCCGCCTTTTCCGTAGAAATTGAAAATCAAGAACGGCTGGTTGTGGTGCAAGAGTTGGAATTTCGTGCCAAACCGAATTTGGAGGAAGTCACCGCCGCCATCCGTAAAGCAGTTTCTCAAGAATATGAAGTGCAAGTCTATGCAGTGGTTTTAATTAAACCGGGTAGCATTCCCAAGACTTCTAGTGGTAAAATTCAACGTCGTGCTACCAAAGCAGAGTTTTTAGCAGGCAGCTTGGATGTACTTACTAGCAGTATTTTAGATTTAGATTTTGAAGACACACAAACAAGGTTGAGCCGAGAAGCACTGCTAGCAATTTCTCCAGAACAACGTCACTCAAGGCTGATATCTTACCTGCAACAACAGGTTGCTCAGGTACTAAAATTAGGAAACGTGTCCATCAATCCCCAACAACCTATTAGCACCTTGGGCATTGATTCCTTAACAACTTTCGACATTAAAAATCGGATTCAACAAGACCTTGAAGTCTCTATCTCTGCTGTGGACTTGTTTGAAGCAAGTATTGAAAAGTTAGCACAACAAGTTCTGGTGCAACTCAAAGAGGCTGGACCAATGCAAAAACTACAGCCTGTTGAACGAAATGGTAAATTGCCCTTGTGTCTGGCGCAAGAGCGTTTGTGGTTCCTTGACCAATTAGAGCCGGGAAATCCTTTTTATAATGTTGCGATCGCCATTCAATTAACTGGTACACTCAACGTAGAAACACTACAGCAAAGTCTCAACGAAATCGTTAAGCGTCACGAAAGCTTGCGGACAAGCTTTGCAGTTGTGGATGGGCAACCCGTTCAAGTTATTCATCCAAGGGTGGATATTAGCTTACCAATTGTAGATTGCACCGGCCAAGATTTTATCCTTAAAGAAACCCAACAACCTTTCGACTTATCCCAACCACCACTGCTACGGGTAAAACTGCTGCGCGTGCAAACCCAAGAGCATCTGCTGCTACTCACCATGCACCACATCATCTCAGATGGTTGGTCAATTGGCGTTTTCCTGAGGGAAATAGCAACACTGTACGAGGCTTTCTCTACCAACAAACCCTCACCCTTACCCCACCTTACCATCCAGTACGCAGACTTTGCCTATTGGCAGCGACAATGGCTGCAAGGAGAGATTTTACAAACCCAGATCAATTACTGGAAGCAGCAACTCAGCGGTAAGCTACCCGTGCTGCAACTCCCACAACAGCGACCACCGATCCAAACTTTCACAGGCAAAAAGCACCCTCTTACTTTACCTAAGGATCTAGCCGCAGCCGTCAAAAACTTGAACCAAAAAGAGGGTGTCACCCTGTTTATGACACTCCTAGCAGTCTTCAAAACATTGCTGTACTGTTACACAAATCAGGAAGACATTTTAGTCGGTTCACCTGTTGTTGGTCGCAACTGGTCTGAAACTGAAAACTTGATCGGCTTTTTTATCAACACTCTGGTATTCCGCACAAACTTGTCTGGGAACCTCAGTTTTCGGGAGTTGCTTCAACGAGTACGCCAAGTCTGTTTAGGCGCTTACGCTCATCAAGACTTGCCTTTTGAAAAGCTGGTGGAGGAGTTACAGCCAGAACGCAACTTAAGCTATAACCCATTGTTCCAGGTTATGTTTATCCTCCAAAATGCACCTATACCATCAGTTGAGCTTTCAGGCTTGACTTGGGAACCCCAAGAGGTAGACAGCGGCACATCAAAATTTGATTTGAAACTCAGTTTATGGGAAAGTGTTCAAGGTTTCAATGGCTCTTTGGAGTACAAAACAGATTTATTTGATGCAATGACTATCGCCCGGATGGCAAGCGATTTAGAAATATTGTTGCGCCATGTTGTACAACAGCCGGATATTAAGCTTAAAGAGTTAGCCGCTATTGTTGCTGAAGCGGAGAAAGAGCAACAGCTTATGCAAGCGAAGGAATTGGAAAATATTAGTCTGCAAAAGTTAAAGCTGACGAAACGGAGTGCTGTTCGTGGAGGATAGGAAAATTCTAAAACGAACCGCGTTCGCGCAGCGTGTCCTCTGGACATAGGCGCTAAGAACACTAAGGTATGAAAGAAGAAGAGAAGGATAGCTATATGACAATTCCCAATTCTGCAAAGGCTAGCTTTAAAACCTTGGGAAAGGTCAAACGTCAAGCTGTTAGTGAAGTGATCCAAAAAGCTCTACTGATTTCTGACAGTTCTTTGCCACTGCTGATAAAACCTACTGTTGGAGGAGTTAATCTAGTTGCTTGGGCGGGGAACAATATTGAGTTGATAACTAAGTTGTTATTGCAACATGGTGGCATTCTGTTTCGTAACTTCCAAGTTGTGGATGTCGCTGAATTTGAGCAGTTTATCCAAACTGTTGCTGGAGACTTATTGGAATATCGCGATCGCTCTTCACCCCGTAGTTCCATCCAAGGCAAAATTTATACTTCCACTGACCATCCAGCCGATCAAAGTATTTTTCTCCATAGCGAGAATTCTTATGCAGCGACTTGGCCCTTAAAAATCTTCTTTTACTGCGTCACCCCAGCACAACAGGGTGGAGAAACACCCATTGCTGACACTCGTAAACTTTACCAACGAATCGATCCAAAAATTCGCGATCGCTTCGCCCAAAAACAAGTCATGTACGTTCGCAACTTTGGCGATGGCTTTGGCTTACCTTGGCAAACAGTCTTTCAAACCACCAACCCAAAAGACGTAGAAGCTTTTTGCCGAAACAATGGCATTGACTTTGAATGGAAACCAGGAAATAAATTGAGAACTCGCCAAATTCGCCCAGCCATTCTACCTCACCCTCATACCAACGAAATGGTTTGGTTCAATCACGCTGTATTTTTTCATGTATCCACATTAGAACCAACAATCCGTCAAGCATTATTAGCAGAATTTTCAGAAGAAGAACTTCCTCACAACACTTATTACGGTGACGGTTCACCAATTGAACCAGAAGTATTAGAAGAACTTCGCACCGTTTACCAACAAGAAACAGTCCTTTTTCCCTGGCAAGCTGGAGACATTTTAATGCTCGACAATATGCTCACAGCACACGGAAGAAAACCATTCTCAGGCACTCGAAAAGTCATTGTAGGCATGACACAACCCAACACTTGCCAAAACCTGAAAACCACAAAATTATTTCATTGAAATTCTTGCTATTTTTTCTTCCTTTTTCTCTTTTCTTTGCGTTCTTAGCGTCTTCGTGGTTCATTAACTCTTATTATCGAACTCACCTCATCAACAACCTTTAAATCCTTCATGGAGATAAAAAATGCTCATGGGAATCGAGGGATATCAACTCTCACCTCAGCAACAACATCTGTGGCAATTACAACAAACCGATAACCCCTCTTATCGCGCTCAATGTGCTGTTGCAATTAACGGCAATCTTAACACCAACACATTAAAAGCCGCCTTAACACAAATTGTCCAGCAGCACGAAATTCTTCGTACCACTTATAGATACTTGCCTGGGATGACCATCCCATTACAAGTCATTGTAGATAATAGCTTTGACTGGCAACATCACGACTTAAGCAATCACCACCCCCAAGAACAGCAAGCAAAACTAGAAGTATTATTTCATCAGTTTAGTCAACACCCTTTTAACTTAACCCAAGGACCAGTTTTAAAATTATCTCTGGTCACTTTATCAAGCTCCCAACATATTTTATTTATCGCCTTACCAGCACTTTGTGCCGATACAGCAACCCTGGAAAACTTAGTACAAGAAATTAGCAAGTATTACACTGCTAGCATTGAGCATGAGGAATTATCCGATGAACCGTTGCAGTATGCAGATTTAGCAGCATGGCAGAATGAATTGCTGCAAGCCGGGAATACAGAAGGAGGAAGAGACTATTGGCGCAAGCTAGATTTTTCTGCCTTAACAGCGTTGCAACTGATATTTGAAAAACAGTTTACTGAACAATTAGAATTTTCTCCTCAAACTTACACTTTCAAAATAGACCCTGCTCTGGCTGCAAAAATTGACAATTTAACTCACCAGTCAAATGCTTCACTCTCTGATTTTTTTCTGGCTTGCTGGAATGTATTACTGTGGCGTATAACAGGACAACAAAACCTAATTATTGGTGTGGCTTCAGATGGTCGAAAATATCAAGAATTAAAAGCAGCTTTAGGTTTATTATCTAAATATTTACCAATTTATACTGAATTAAAAGAAGAATTTACGTTTAATGATATTTTGCAGAAAGTTCAGGAAACACTGACAACTGCTTATAATTATGAAGATTATTTTCATTTAGAAATAGCAGATTTACCACAGAACACGCCCCCATTTTTACCGCTTGCTTTTGAATTTGTACAGCCCCAGAAGTATCAAGCAGGCGATGTCTCATTTTCGATTTATGAGCAGTACGCTTGTAGCGATCGCTTCAAAATTAAACTCGCTTGCGTTTGTCAAGAAAATTCTATAAATGTAAACTTTACCTACGATGCCAACTTATTTTTGGTAGAAGATATTAAACGTTTAGCTGGGCAGTTTCAGACATTAGTAGAAAGTGCGATCGGCTTCGCCGCGCCGAAGGCGATCGCTCATCCAGATGAAGCTATCAGTCAGTTACAAATCCTGAGCGAAATTGAACAACAGCAACTGCTCTTTGAATTTAACAATACTAAACTTGACTATTCAATAAATAAGTGCATTCATCAACTCTTTGAAGAACGGGTAGCGAGTACACCAAACAAAGTTGCCATAGTTATTGCACAGGAACAACTTACCTACAAAGAACTAAACAGTCGTGCTAACAAAATAGCTCGCTACTTGCAGCAGTTGGGTGTTGGCGCAGAGGTCTTGGTGGGGTTGTGCGTTGAGCGCACGCCTATGATGATTCTGGGTATTCTCGCCATTCTCAAAGCTGGTGGGGCTTATGTGCCTCTAGATCCAGCTTATCCCAAAGAGCGCTTGGCGTTCATGTTGCAGGACTCCCAACCAAGAGTGTTGTTGACTCAATCTTTATTAGCAGAACTACCCGAACATACAGCGCAAGTTGTTTGCCTTGATACCAATTGGCATTTCATTGCACAGCAGCCAGAAGACAATTTAGAACAGACGGCAGATCCTGCCAACTTAGCTTATGTGATTTATACCTCTGGCTCAACCGGAACACCCAAAGGTGTTAGAGTTACTCATGCTAATTTGTGTCACTACGTGCAGGCGATGCAAATAGCGCTGGGTATCACAGCAGAAGATATTTATTTGCACACAGCATCTATAGCTTTTTCATCTTCAGTCAGACAGTTTATGGTGCCGTTGACTAAAGGCGCTACAGTTAAAATTGCGACTTCTGAACAGAGAAAAGACCCAAGAGCGCTGTTTGTAGGAATTAAGCAACACAATGTTACAGTCATTGATATCGTCCCCTCTTACTGGCGCAATTGCAATCACACCCTGGCAAGTTTAGAACCAGAGTTGAGAAAAACTCTTTTAGACAATAAACTGCGCTTGATTGTGTCTGCAAGCGAACCACTGCTGTCTGATATTCCCAGCACTTGGAGGTTTGACTTCCAGCACAGCGCACAGTTCATCAATATGTTTGGTCAGACGGAAACCTGTGGGATTGTCGCAACCTATCCGATTCCTGTCCAAGAGGATGAGCCGATGAAAGTCGTACCCCTCGGTCGCCCAATTGCCAACACGCAAATTTATCTGTTGGATCAACATCTGCAACCAGTGCCAATAGGGGTTGCTGGCGAAGTGTACATTGGTGGCTTGGGTTTGGGGCAAGGTTATCTCCATCGTCCAGATTTAACTGCTGAAAAATTCATTCCCAATCCTTACAGTAACCAACCGGGAGCGAGACTCTACAAAACCGGGGACTTAGGGCGTTATCTACCAGATGGCACTATTGAGTTTATCGGTCGCAGCGACTACCAAGTCAAAATTCGCGGCTTTCGCATCGAACTAGCAGAAATTGAAGCGGTACTAGGTCAGCATCCAGATATCAGGGAAGCAGTCGTTTTAGCAAGGGAAGATGCAGGTAACAAGCGTTTAGTGGCTTATGTGGTTCCTAATAATGTAGATTCTCTACAAAATTCAAAATCAAGTGACTTGGCTCGTTTTTTACAAGAAAAGTTACCCGATTATATGCTGCCTTCTAGCTTCGTAATGTTAGAGGCTTTACCACTCACACCTAACGGTAAGGTCAACCGTTCGGCGCTTCCTGCACCTGAGCAAGTACGACTTGAAACAATAGCAACTCCCCGCACACCAGTAGAAGAGGTTCTAGTTGGCATTTGGGTGAAAATACTTAATATTCAACAGGTGGGTATTAACGACAACTTTTTTGAGTTGGGCGGACACTCACTGCTCGCCACTCAAGTGATTTCCCAAGTGCGCGAAGCCTTTCAAGTAGAGTTACCCCTACGGAGTTTGTTTGAGTCACCAACGGTGGCTGGACTAGGCGATCGCATTGAAACAGCACTCAGATCCGGGCAGAAATTGGAAGTTCCCCCCATTGAACGTGTAGCACGAGATGGAGAATTACCACTGTCCTTTGCCCAGCAGCGACTGTGGTTTCTCGACCAATTGCAACCAGGTAGCGCTTCTTATAATCTTTCTCGAGCTGTGCGACTGCAAGGAACGCTCAACGTTGCAGCACTAGAACAGAGTTTCAATGAAATTGTTCGCCGTCATGAAGTTTTGCGAACCACTTTTACTGCTGTGGATGGGCAACCAGTTCAAGTGATTGCTCCCACACTTAGTATAAAAATGCCGGTAGTGGATTTGAGAGAATTACCACAAGACGCACGCGAAGCAGAAACTCAACGACTGGCTAAACTTGAGGCGCAACGCTCTTTTGACTTAACTACAGGACCATTATTAAATGCAACCCTCTTGCAACTTGCAGAGGAAGAGTATGTGCTGTTATTTACAATGCATCATATTGTTGCTGATGGATGGTCAGCAGGCGTGATTGTGCGTGAGGTTGCAGAACTCTACACAGCATACTGTAGAGACGTTGCATCCGAGAGTTCTACACTCCTGCCAGAATTGCCCATACAGTACGCAGACTTTGCCGTTTGGCAACGCCAGTGGTTGCAAAAAGAGGTGTTGGCGTCCCAAATGGAATACTGGAAGCAACAATTGAGTGGTAGTTTGCCAGTGTTGGAACTTCCCACCGATAGACCGCGACCAGCTATCCAAACTTTCGCAGGTAAAAAGCAGTCTTTTCAACTCTCTCCAACTCTAAGCGAAGCACTAAAAACCTTGAGTCAACGGGAAGGAGTTACGCTGTTCATGACCCTACTGGCAGCTTTTAACACATTGCTTTATCGCTACACACAGCAAGAAGATATCCTTGTTGGTTCACCTATTGCCAATCGCAACCGCAGCGAAATAGAAGGGCTAATTGGCTTTTTTGTCAATACCTTGGTGCTGCGTACTAACCTTGAGGGCAATCCCAGTTTTCGAGAGTTGCTAAAACGGGTGCGCGAAGTCACCTTGGGGGCATATGCACACCAAGATTTGCCCTTTGAGCAACTGGTGGAAGAATTGCACCCAGAGCGCAACTTGAGCCACACACCCCTATTTCAGGTGATGTTTGCCTTACAGAATGCTCCATCCGAAGCGCTTAAGCTTCCAGGACTGAGCCTAAATTTTCTAGAAGCAGACAGCGAGACAGCCCGTTTTGATTTGAGTTTGTCTCTCACTGACACAGCACAAGGATTAATTGGGGAATTAGAATACAACACCGACCTGTTTGACTCAGCGCGAGTGACACGGATGCTGGGATATTTCCAAAACTTATTGGAAAGCATTGTTGCTCATCCCGACCAGTCTTTATCAGATCTGACAAATTTAACCCAAGCAGAGCAGCAGCAACTGTTGGTGGAATGGAACAACACACAGGCTGATTACCCCTTTGTCTGCATCCATCAGCTATTTGAAGCGCAGGTAGAACGCACACCAGACGCCGTGGCTGTAGTTTTTGAAGACCTGCAACTTACTTACCAACAGTTAAACGCCCGTGCAAATCAGCTAGCGCATCATTTGCAAAAGCTGGGAGTAAGACCAGAAGTGTTG
The sequence above is a segment of the Mastigocladopsis repens PCC 10914 genome. Coding sequences within it:
- a CDS encoding condensation domain-containing protein; the protein is MAQPVNDLQEISHNCSTFVELLRYRSLHQPDIKAFTFLQDGETQQTTLTYQELDRLASAIAQALTCQFASQLQALGLSGECALLLYPPGLDYLTAFFGCLYAGVIAVPAYPPHNQRNTPRVQAIIKDAQTRVALTTTTLLPKLQSLLANTNQGDLQWLATDNLVEGIENSWQQPAIDQDSLAFLQYTSGSTGTPKGVMVSHGNLLHNSEYIKQAFELTSESVSVTWLPSFHDMGLIDGILQPLYTGFLGVLMPPAAFIGRPLRWLQAISRYKATHCGGPNFAYELCVNKITPEQRETLDLSSWCSAYSGAEPIRRETLEQFAAFFKPCGFQSRFFYPCYGMAEATLMISGGRVKDEPIYCTVQADALEQNRVVEASENTKNVRHLVGCGRSWLDTKIVIADPESLTLCPSNRVGEIWVSGQSVAQGYWNRKEETEQTFQGYLRDGSDGEVVPMTGRSSGPFLRTGDLGFLYNGELFITGRVKDLIIIRGRNLYPQDIELTAERSHPSLRSSSNAAFSVEIENQERLVVVQELEFRAKPNLEEVTAAIRKAVSQEYEVQVYAVVLIKPGSIPKTSSGKIQRRATKAEFLAGSLDVLTSSILDLDFEDTQTRLSREALLAISPEQRHSRLISYLQQQVAQVLKLGNVSINPQQPISTLGIDSLTTFDIKNRIQQDLEVSISAVDLFEASIEKLAQQVLVQLKEAGPMQKLQPVERNGKLPLCLAQERLWFLDQLEPGNPFYNVAIAIQLTGTLNVETLQQSLNEIVKRHESLRTSFAVVDGQPVQVIHPRVDISLPIVDCTGQDFILKETQQPFDLSQPPLLRVKLLRVQTQEHLLLLTMHHIISDGWSIGVFLREIATLYEAFSTNKPSPLPHLTIQYADFAYWQRQWLQGEILQTQINYWKQQLSGKLPVLQLPQQRPPIQTFTGKKHPLTLPKDLAAAVKNLNQKEGVTLFMTLLAVFKTLLYCYTNQEDILVGSPVVGRNWSETENLIGFFINTLVFRTNLSGNLSFRELLQRVRQVCLGAYAHQDLPFEKLVEELQPERNLSYNPLFQVMFILQNAPIPSVELSGLTWEPQEVDSGTSKFDLKLSLWESVQGFNGSLEYKTDLFDAMTIARMASDLEILLRHVVQQPDIKLKELAAIVAEAEKEQQLMQAKELENISLQKLKLTKRSAVRGG
- a CDS encoding TauD/TfdA family dioxygenase, which codes for MKEEEKDSYMTIPNSAKASFKTLGKVKRQAVSEVIQKALLISDSSLPLLIKPTVGGVNLVAWAGNNIELITKLLLQHGGILFRNFQVVDVAEFEQFIQTVAGDLLEYRDRSSPRSSIQGKIYTSTDHPADQSIFLHSENSYAATWPLKIFFYCVTPAQQGGETPIADTRKLYQRIDPKIRDRFAQKQVMYVRNFGDGFGLPWQTVFQTTNPKDVEAFCRNNGIDFEWKPGNKLRTRQIRPAILPHPHTNEMVWFNHAVFFHVSTLEPTIRQALLAEFSEEELPHNTYYGDGSPIEPEVLEELRTVYQQETVLFPWQAGDILMLDNMLTAHGRKPFSGTRKVIVGMTQPNTCQNLKTTKLFH